The window GAGGACTTGCCGAGGTCGGTGGCGAGGTCCGGGACGATCTCGCTGCCGGCGCTGCCCGGCTCGGACTTGAAGGTGACCAGGGTGCGGTAGATCAGCCGGGTGCCGAAGTCCATGTGCGGCAGCACCCAGTTGCGGGCCGGGTCGAGGTGCGCGAAGTCCTGGTTGGTCAGCACGGTGAGCGTGCCGCCCTTGACCGGGGAGCCGCCGACGATGGAGCCGGCCGCCGCGCCCGGGCCCTTGGTTCCGGCGGCCGTGGTGTCACCGGCGGTGTCGCTCTTGTCGTTCTTGCAGGCCCCGAGGCCGAGGGTGAGTGTCGCCGCGAGGGCCGCCGCGAGGGCGGCGTGGGTGCGCCTGTTCATGTGCAACTCCGCAGTGGGGGGCCGCCGTTGATGGCCCGTCGTCCGACCCCGGAGGTGATCCGGGGATCGACCGGGAGGGCGCCTCGACAGGTCTGGCCGCTCCGCGGTGTGACCCGTAACATAGTAATGTGAAATTGCACTGCACAAGAGATGACGCGTCCCGTTATCGAGCTGTGTCCGTGCCACCCCGCCGCCCCGTAGAGGAGACCCCCCGGTGACCCTCCGTCAGACCGGTCTCAACACCAGCAGCCACGACCTGCCGACCTCCCCCGCCCTGGAGGCCTACATGGCCACCGCCTGGGCCCCCACCCCGCTCACCGACGACCGGCGCGTCCCCGGGTACGCCGCCATGCCCGGCCGCCGCGCCCGGCTCTCCGCCGCCTTCCCCGGCGAACGCCTGATCGTCCCGGCCGGCGAGCTCAAGGTGCGCAGCAACGACGACGACTACCGGTTCCGCCCGCACAGCGCCTACGCCTGGCTCACCGGCCTCACCGGCGAGGACCAGCCCGGCCACGTCCTCGTCCTGGAGCCCGCCGGCCCCGAGGGCCACGAGCCCGTCCTCTACCTGCGCCCCCGCTCACCGCGCGGCGGCGACTCCGCCCGCGGCGGCGAGTTCTACCGCGACCGCCGCTACGGCGAGTTCTGGGTCGGCCGCCGCCCCGACCTCGCCGAGGCCACCCGCCTCACCGGCCTGCGCACCGAGCACCTCGACGACCTCGACAAGCTGCTCACCGGACCGCAGCCCGCCACCCGCGTGCTGGCCGGCGTCGACACCGCCCTGGACGCCGCCACCGACCGGCCCGGCTCACCCGCCCGGCGCGCGGACGACGCCGCCCTCGCCTCGGTGCTGTCCGAGCTGCGCCTGGTCAAGGACGCCTGGGAGGTCGAACAGCTCCAGCTCTCCGTCGACCACACCGTCCTCGGCTTCCAGGACGTCGTCCGCGCCCTCCCCGCCGCCCTGCGCCACCCGCGCGGCGAGCGCTGGATCGAGGGGATCTTCAACCTGCGCGCCCGCGCCGAGGGCAACGG of the Kitasatospora sp. NBC_01246 genome contains:
- a CDS encoding aminopeptidase P family protein; this encodes MTLRQTGLNTSSHDLPTSPALEAYMATAWAPTPLTDDRRVPGYAAMPGRRARLSAAFPGERLIVPAGELKVRSNDDDYRFRPHSAYAWLTGLTGEDQPGHVLVLEPAGPEGHEPVLYLRPRSPRGGDSARGGEFYRDRRYGEFWVGRRPDLAEATRLTGLRTEHLDDLDKLLTGPQPATRVLAGVDTALDAATDRPGSPARRADDAALASVLSELRLVKDAWEVEQLQLSVDHTVLGFQDVVRALPAALRHPRGERWIEGIFNLRARAEGNGTGYDTIAASGAHACVLHWIRNDGALDPNALLLLDAGVETDTLYTADITRTLPLSGTFSPAQRQAYDLVLAAQDAGIAALRPGARFRDFHLAAMRVFAEGLADWGVLRIPAEQALAEDSGLYRRYTLCSSGHMLGLDVHDCAKARADTYLDGVLEEGHVLTVEPGLYLQPDDETLPLELRGLGIRLEDDLVITADGARLMSDALPRTATAVEAWMAELLA